A single region of the Sphingobium sp. TKS genome encodes:
- a CDS encoding (2Fe-2S)-binding protein has product MRRAEEDQTLEVIATINGRERRFSVLPRLSLADTLREELGLYGVRTGCEHGVCGACTIIVDDLAVRSCLMLGVQADGKTIRTVESLAKGNTLHPLQEAFRRHHALQCGFCTAGILATTQALLAENPHPTRGEVRETLSGNICRCTGYQTIVDAIMDYAETGRPDIADGDRECAE; this is encoded by the coding sequence GCCGAAGAAGACCAAACGCTGGAGGTGATCGCCACCATCAACGGGCGCGAGCGGCGCTTCAGCGTCTTACCGCGTCTGAGCCTTGCGGACACATTGCGCGAGGAACTGGGCCTCTATGGAGTCCGGACGGGCTGCGAACACGGCGTCTGTGGCGCGTGCACCATCATCGTTGACGACCTGGCGGTCCGCTCATGCCTGATGCTTGGCGTACAGGCGGACGGCAAGACAATCCGGACTGTCGAAAGCCTGGCCAAGGGCAATACGCTGCATCCCCTGCAGGAGGCATTCCGCAGGCATCATGCACTGCAATGCGGTTTCTGCACCGCAGGTATCCTCGCGACGACACAGGCCTTGCTCGCGGAAAACCCCCATCCAACGCGCGGTGAGGTGCGCGAAACGCTGTCGGGCAATATCTGCCGCTGCACAGGGTACCAGACGATCGTGGATGCGATCATGGACTATGCGGAAACCGGACGGCCCGACATCGCTGACGGCGATCGGGAGTGTGCCGAATGA